In the Saccharococcus thermophilus genome, TCATTTACCTCGACGGGCGGCTGTTTTCTCTTTATTAATCGGATCACGGCGGAATCGACGTTCGGCTGTGGGATAAACACCGTCCGCGGCACCGTCATGACGACCTCTGCTTCCGTATAATACTGAACTGCAATAGACAGTGATCCATAATCCTTTGTTCCCGGCTTGGCAGCCAGGCGGTCAGCTACTTCTTTTTGCAGCATCATCACCATGCCGCGAATTGGCAGACGGTCTGTCAGCAGCTTCATAATAATCGGCGTGGTGACATAATACGGCAAATTAGCCACCACCATAATATCGGTTACGTTTGTAAACTCGTCCGCGATCACCTGGTGAATATCCGCTTTTAACACGTCTTGATGAATGATTCGCACATTTTCATACGGGGACAGCGTATCGGCCAAAATCGGCAACAGCCGCTGGTCTATTTCAAAGGCGACGACTTTTTTTGCCCGGCGCGCCAATTGCTCCGTCAGCGCCCCAATTCCTGGGCCGATTTCAATCGCTCCCGTTTCAGCGGAAATTTCCGCGGCATCGACAATTTTCCGCAAAATATTCGTGTCAATTAAAAAATTTTGTCCTAAGCTTTTTTTGAAGGAAAACCCGTATTGATCCAAAATTTCCTTTGTACGCCTTGGTGTGGCAATATCTTTATGCATCATCTGTTTCCTCCTGCATCACTTGCTCTAAAGCTGCATAAAACGTTTCCTTGGAGATTTGAAAAACTCTCAGTCGCTTGTAAAGCTGTTTTCCGTTCGCATAGCCGATTTTCAGCCTTTCCCCTAATCGCTGCCGCCGCTTTTTCGCCAACTCCCCGCCGATTAAACCGGCAGCGACAAGTTCATCAAACGTGATCTCTTCCTTCCACTCCGTTGTTTCTTCATACACATTTGCTAACGCTTGGCGAATATCTTCCACCGACGCATGTTCAACGCCGATGCCTTTGCCGTTTTTCGCTATCGCCGCTTTTCTTGGCAAAAAAGCATGTTTGCATCCCGGCACATGCTGGGTAATCGTTTTGCGAATTTTTTCCCCTGGAAAATTCGGATCAGTAAAAATAATGACTCCGCGTTTTTCTTTTGCCAACTTAATGCGCTCAATAATTTCTTCACTGATCGCCGCTCCGTTTGTTTCAATCGTATCTGCATCAACGGCGCGCTGAATCGCCGCTGTATCGTCTTTTCCTTCGACAACGATAATTTCCTTAATTCTCATCGTCAATATGCAGAAATTATTTTCTCATTCCGCCGTGGGAATAAGTCTTTTTTCCTATTTCTGCAATGCCTCCTTTCCGGTAAAATAATGGGTGGGTAGTTTTCCGTTGCCCATGAAATGATATATTTATTTTGCGCAAAATCAGTGAAACTTTTTTCGATTTTCTCCGTCTAAATGGGTAGAAATATCTTTCTCCATTATAACGAAAAAGCAGAGGGTGAAAAACCCTCCGCCTTCTTTACTCTTTTATTGCAAAACCCTTATTTTTACGCGTTTTCTACCCCAACGAAGCGCATCTGATTTTTCAGGCATAAATAAATCAATTTTATAACCGTGAATAGCTGAACCTGTATCTGCAGCGATAGCATATCCATACCCTTCTACGTATACTTTTGACCCGAGTGGGATAATATTTGGATCAACCGCAATCACTTTTAAAGAAGGATTTGCGCGCAAATTCATTCCCGTTCTCGTGGTTCCCGAA is a window encoding:
- the rsmA gene encoding 16S rRNA (adenine(1518)-N(6)/adenine(1519)-N(6))-dimethyltransferase RsmA produces the protein MHKDIATPRRTKEILDQYGFSFKKSLGQNFLIDTNILRKIVDAAEISAETGAIEIGPGIGALTEQLARRAKKVVAFEIDQRLLPILADTLSPYENVRIIHQDVLKADIHQVIADEFTNVTDIMVVANLPYYVTTPIIMKLLTDRLPIRGMVMMLQKEVADRLAAKPGTKDYGSLSIAVQYYTEAEVVMTVPRTVFIPQPNVDSAVIRLIKRKQPPVEVNDEAFFFQVVRASFAQRRKTILNNLVNNLPNGKTLKEQIERALANASIDSRRRGETLTMGEFATLSNVLRTMLINV
- the rnmV gene encoding ribonuclease M5, with the protein product MRIKEIIVVEGKDDTAAIQRAVDADTIETNGAAISEEIIERIKLAKEKRGVIIFTDPNFPGEKIRKTITQHVPGCKHAFLPRKAAIAKNGKGIGVEHASVEDIRQALANVYEETTEWKEEITFDELVAAGLIGGELAKKRRQRLGERLKIGYANGKQLYKRLRVFQISKETFYAALEQVMQEETDDA